A genome region from Trachemys scripta elegans isolate TJP31775 chromosome 2, CAS_Tse_1.0, whole genome shotgun sequence includes the following:
- the MRPS24 gene encoding 28S ribosomal protein S24, mitochondrial isoform X1 encodes MPTAAACPVCRPWQLNSGTFHQNPPAQHRNGPLGVPGAGFAGGMLRTQRCLRLCSRPAGHYSNRLTLGVSPSSGSSTGAALWTRGAFSWLLSCSRAIQTTAVCHKNRAARVRVGKGDKPVTYEQAHPPHYIAHRKGWLSLHTSNLDGESGAAERTVEDVFIRKFIYGTFHGCLANEIVLKRRANVLIICAVFLQRLPPYKFYFLVGYTETLLSFFYKCPVRLEVQTVPEKVIYKYL; translated from the exons ATGCCGACAGCTGCAGCTTGCCCAGTATGCCGACCCTGGCAACTCAACTCCGGGACATTTCATCAAAATCCACCGGCCCAGCACCGAAATGGCCCACTGGGTGTCCCTGGAGCTGGGTTTGCAGGAGGAATGCTCAGGACCCAGAGGTGCCTGCGGCTTTGTAGCCGGCCGGCGGGGCATTACAGTAATAGACTGACTCTGGGCGTGTCTCCCTCCAGTggttctagcacaggg GCCGCTCTGTGGACCCGGGGCGCTTTCTCGTGGCTACTTTCCTGCAGCCGGGCTATTCAGACCACAGCTGTGTGTCACAAG AACCGGGCGGCCCGAGTGCGAGTCGGGAAAGGAGACAAGCCGGTGACGTACGAACAGGCCCACCCGCCTCACTACATCGCCCATCGCAAGGGTTGGCTCTCCCTGCACACCA GTAACCTGGACGGGGAGAGTGGGGCAGCCGAGCGCACCGTGGAGGACGTCTTCATCCGCAAGTTCATCTACGGCACCTTCCACGGCTGCCTGGCCAATGAGATCGTGCTGAAGCGCCGCGCCAACGTGCTGATCATCTGCGCTGTCTTCCTGCAGCGCCTGCCGCCCTACAAGTTCTACTTCCTGGTGGGCTACACCGAGACGCTGCTCTCCTTCTTCTACAAGTGCCCCGTCCGGCTGGAAGTGCAGACCGTGCCCGAGAAGGTCATCTACAAGTACCTGTAG
- the MRPS24 gene encoding 28S ribosomal protein S24, mitochondrial isoform X2, which yields MAAPLWGRGLTAALWTRGAFSWLLSCSRAIQTTAVCHKNRAARVRVGKGDKPVTYEQAHPPHYIAHRKGWLSLHTSNLDGESGAAERTVEDVFIRKFIYGTFHGCLANEIVLKRRANVLIICAVFLQRLPPYKFYFLVGYTETLLSFFYKCPVRLEVQTVPEKVIYKYL from the exons ATGGCGGCGCCCTTGTGGGGAAGGGGCCTGACG GCCGCTCTGTGGACCCGGGGCGCTTTCTCGTGGCTACTTTCCTGCAGCCGGGCTATTCAGACCACAGCTGTGTGTCACAAG AACCGGGCGGCCCGAGTGCGAGTCGGGAAAGGAGACAAGCCGGTGACGTACGAACAGGCCCACCCGCCTCACTACATCGCCCATCGCAAGGGTTGGCTCTCCCTGCACACCA GTAACCTGGACGGGGAGAGTGGGGCAGCCGAGCGCACCGTGGAGGACGTCTTCATCCGCAAGTTCATCTACGGCACCTTCCACGGCTGCCTGGCCAATGAGATCGTGCTGAAGCGCCGCGCCAACGTGCTGATCATCTGCGCTGTCTTCCTGCAGCGCCTGCCGCCCTACAAGTTCTACTTCCTGGTGGGCTACACCGAGACGCTGCTCTCCTTCTTCTACAAGTGCCCCGTCCGGCTGGAAGTGCAGACCGTGCCCGAGAAGGTCATCTACAAGTACCTGTAG